Part of the Chthonomonadales bacterium genome, TTGGTCTTCTTGAGCTCCTCCATCAGGTTGCCGCGCGTGTGGAGGCGCCCGGCCGTGTCGGCGATCACGTAGTCGGCGCGGCGCGACCGCGCGGCCTGTAGCGCATCGAAGACGACGGCCGAGGGGTCGGCGCCATCACGGTGCTTGATCAGCCCACACCCCACGCGATCGGCCCAGATCTGGAGCTGATCGATCGCCGCGGCGCGAAACGTGTCGCCGGCGGCCAGCACGACCTTGCCGCCGGCGTGCCCGAGCCGGTACGCCAGCTTCGCGATCGTCGTCGTCTTTCCCACGCCGTTCACGCCGACGACGAGGTAGACGGTGGGCGGCTCCGACGAGCGGCGCAGCGCCCCACCTTCGACGCCGGCGCGATCGAGCACCGCCCGCAGGCTCTCGCGCAACAGGCCCTTCACGTCGCCAGGGTCCTTGACTCGGTTCTCGCGTACGGCGTCGCGCAGGCCGGTGAGCACCGCCTGCGTCGTGTGCACGTTGACGTCGGCAAGCAGCAGCGCGGCCTCCAACTCCTCGAACAGATCCTCGTCGATTCGGCCGCGGCCGGTGACAAGGGTATCGACCTTCTGCAGGATGCTCTTGACGAAGCCGAATCGCATGACATGCTCCGGCGCCGCGCTTGCGGCGGACGATCCCCGACCACGGCAGGCCGGCGCCTACGCATTATACCTTGGGCTCCTCCAGAGGCTGAGAGGAGGCCGGCGACTGGCCGGAGAGCTCCCAGCCGCACAGGACCATCGTCACGACGCCGAACGCGATCAGGGGCGTCGCCGCCGACGTGCCGCCATAGGAGCCGAGGAGGGCGCCGCCGCCCCAGCCGCCGAGCGCGGCGCCAAGCGACATCCACCGCGCCATCACGGGGTCAAACAGGCCCTTCGCCGTGTAGCCGGCGAGCGGCAGAAGGCCGGCGACGACCGTCACGAGCAGTGACGCCACGATGGCCTCTCCGACCTGGGCGCCGGCGATGAACACGGCGACCGGCACGAGCGCGATCCCCGCGCTGAGGCGGAAGAGCCGCGCGAGGCCGCCGGCCACGGCCGCCGCCGCCGCAAGCCCGGCCGCCGTCTGAAGCGCGGGGACGGCCACCTGCGGCGGGCCGCCGATCGGCCGGCGTAACCCTTCCGACAGCACGTAGACCGAGAGGGCGATCCCGAGCGCGGGCCCGGCTCGCCGCAGCGCGGGCGTCAGGCGGGTCGAGGGCACCGCGCCGAGCAAGGCCCCGACCGTCGCGCCAATCGCGAGAACGATGACGAGGCCGACGTTGATGGGCACGCCCATCCGGGCAGCGCCGGCCGCGCCAGCCGCCGCGGCCACGACGGCCGTCACCATCGCAAGCGCGCCCGCGCGCTCGGGCGTGGAACCCAGCATAAAGCGCGTGAACGGCGCCGCGGCGACCTGCGTGCCGATTCCCGTGAACGCACTCAGGCCGCCCAGCGCGGCGGTGCTCAGGGCCATCACGATGCCCTTGATCAGAGGGATGTTCAGACGCCTGCGTCGTGGCATACCCGTCCTCCATGCTCGCCGCGGCACGATCGGCTTCGCGCGCGCAGGGCTACCCCTTGATGCCCGTCAACGTGACGCCCTGAATGAAGTAGCGCTGTGTCAGGAAGAAGATGACGAGCACGGGAAGCATCATCATGGTAGACGCGGCCATCAGCAGCCCGGGTTCGCCACCGTGTGCCGTCTGGAACAGCTGGAGGGCGTACGCCACCGGCATGCGCTCGGGAGAGCTGACGTAGATCAGCGGCCCCATGAAGTTGTTCCAGGAGGCCATGAACGTCATGATGGTGATGGCCGCCAGGGCCGGCTTGATGAGTGGCAGCATGATGCGCCAGTAGATGCCGAAGTAGGAGCAACCATCGATCTTCGCCGCGTCCTCCAGGTCGTTGGGAATGGTGAGGAAGAATTGGCGCAGGAGGAACACGTTGAACGCGCTGCCCAGGAAGGTGGGGACCCACAGGGGTCGCAGCGTGTCAATCCAGCCAAGCCAGCGGAAGATGAGGAACACGGGCATCATCGTGACGGCCCCGGGGAGCATCATCGTGGCAAGCAGCACGACGAACGCGGCGTTGCGGCCCGGCCAGCGCAGGCGCGCGAAGCTGAACGCGACAAGCGAGCTGGAGAGGAGCGTGCCAACGATGCTCAGCGCGCACAGGAACACCGTGTTCCAGAGAAAGACCAGGCCGGCGTGAGTCTCCGGCGGAAGGAACTCCAGCGCGTCCGGGTAGTTCCTCCAGACCGGAGCGAACTGCCTGACCTTCTCCACCGAGTTGCGCGGCACCTGAAGCGTCGTGCCGCGCATCTCGGCCGGTGAGAGCACGGCCACCACGTTCTCTCCGGTCTCCTTCTCCTGCAGAACCGCCACGGTCACCCGGCGCCCGCGGTAGGGCACCTTCGCCAGGCCCGCCTCTCTGCCCTGGTACCACGTCTTCACCTGCTGCCGCGGGATCCAGACGGGCGGGAACCGGCTCATGTCCTCGTCCTCCTTGAGTGAGGTGACCACGAGCCAGGCGAAGGGCACCATGAAGATCGCGGACCCGGTCAGCAGAACGAGGTGGAGCCCGACCTGCCGCCCCGTCGCCCGCGCGGCGCGGCGATCGCGCCAGGTGAGCGCCGGCCGCAGGAGCGCCATGTAGACGACGGTCGCCCCCGCGCACACAACGGCGGACCACGCGATGGGCGCCGCGAAAGGGGCTGCCGCCATGCGCTGAACGAGCGCGCCGACCGCGATGGCGCCGATGAGCGCGCCGCCGGCCGCGGGGCTGCGCTGTCGCACGGCCAGAACGACGGTCACGGCCACGCCGGCGAGCGCGAGATAGGTCAGCAGGAGGCCGACGAGGAACGCGACCGGGCTCATCGTTTCTCGGCCTCATAGTGAACCCACCGCGGCGCCAGCTTGAGCTGGATTACGGTCAGGACGAGGATGATGATGAACAGCACCCAGGCCAGGGCCGAGGCGTAGCCCATCTTGAAGTACTTGAAGGCGTTGTTGAACAGGTACATGACCGGCACGAGCAGGCTGTCGACCGGCCCGACCGAGGTGCTGCCCGCGCCCTGGCCGCTCAGCACGTAGATGCGGTCGAACTCCTGCAGCGCGGCGATCGTGCCCATGATCAGGTTGAAGAAGATGTAGGGCGAGAGCATGGGCACCGTGACGTTGCGGAACCTGGACCACCAGCCGGCTCCGTCGAGGTCGGCAGCCTCATAGAGGTGCTGCGGAATGCCCTGGAGGCCCGCCAGCCACAGGATCATTCCGCCGCCCGCGCCCCAGAGGCCCTGGATGATCAGGCCGGGCTTGGCCCACTCCGCTGCCCCGAACCAGCCGGGCGGGTCCACGCCGAACCATGCGGTCAGGGTTGCTTTCCAGGCCGCATTGAGCAATCCCCGGCTCGGGTCGCCATTGAGCACCCACGCCCACAGCACGGCGCTTGCGACCACCGGCACGATCGACGGCAGGTAAAAGGCGGTGCGGTACCCGCTCATGCCGCCGATCTTGGCGTTGAGCAGCATGGCGATGGCCAGGCCGGTGACGATGCCGAGAGGTATGCCGATGGTCGCCAGGTAGGCTACGTTGTAGAGCGAGGTGCGCAGATAGTACATGTCGGCGCCGAACAGCTCGGCGTAGTTGTGCAGACCCACGTAGCGCGGCGGATGCAGGACGTCGTAGCTGCAGAAACTGAGGAAGATGGAGGTGATGATCGGTCCCGCCGTAAGG contains:
- a CDS encoding TSUP family transporter, whose amino-acid sequence is MPRRRRLNIPLIKGIVMALSTAALGGLSAFTGIGTQVAAAPFTRFMLGSTPERAGALAMVTAVVAAAAGAAGAARMGVPINVGLVIVLAIGATVGALLGAVPSTRLTPALRRAGPALGIALSVYVLSEGLRRPIGGPPQVAVPALQTAAGLAAAAAVAGGLARLFRLSAGIALVPVAVFIAGAQVGEAIVASLLVTVVAGLLPLAGYTAKGLFDPVMARWMSLGAALGGWGGGALLGSYGGTSAATPLIAFGVVTMVLCGWELSGQSPASSQPLEEPKV
- a CDS encoding carbohydrate ABC transporter permease — protein: MSPVAFLVGLLLTYLALAGVAVTVVLAVRQRSPAAGGALIGAIAVGALVQRMAAAPFAAPIAWSAVVCAGATVVYMALLRPALTWRDRRAARATGRQVGLHLVLLTGSAIFMVPFAWLVVTSLKEDEDMSRFPPVWIPRQQVKTWYQGREAGLAKVPYRGRRVTVAVLQEKETGENVVAVLSPAEMRGTTLQVPRNSVEKVRQFAPVWRNYPDALEFLPPETHAGLVFLWNTVFLCALSIVGTLLSSSLVAFSFARLRWPGRNAAFVVLLATMMLPGAVTMMPVFLIFRWLGWIDTLRPLWVPTFLGSAFNVFLLRQFFLTIPNDLEDAAKIDGCSYFGIYWRIMLPLIKPALAAITIMTFMASWNNFMGPLIYVSSPERMPVAYALQLFQTAHGGEPGLLMAASTMMMLPVLVIFFLTQRYFIQGVTLTGIKG
- the ftsY gene encoding signal recognition particle-docking protein FtsY — protein: MRFGFVKSILQKVDTLVTGRGRIDEDLFEELEAALLLADVNVHTTQAVLTGLRDAVRENRVKDPGDVKGLLRESLRAVLDRAGVEGGALRRSSEPPTVYLVVGVNGVGKTTTIAKLAYRLGHAGGKVVLAAGDTFRAAAIDQLQIWADRVGCGLIKHRDGADPSAVVFDALQAARSRRADYVIADTAGRLHTRGNLMEELKKTNRVLERELGRPADECLLVLDATTGQNAISQARQFRDAVNVTGIVLAKLDGTARGGIVITIADELGLPIKLVGTGEKPQDLETFDANAFVDALLQ